A single genomic interval of Anopheles marshallii chromosome 2, idAnoMarsDA_429_01, whole genome shotgun sequence harbors:
- the LOC128718926 gene encoding AP-3 complex subunit beta-2, translating to MLSSGSAAIGVSALASTAYGNERTEVAEYANEGGFFHADYKKHDDLKQMLDSNKDSLKLEAMKRIIGMIAKGRDASDLFPAVVKNVVSKNIEVKKLVYVYLVRYAEEQQDLALLSISTFQRALKDPNQLIRASALRVLSSIRVSMIVPIVMLAIRDSASDMSPYVRKTAAHAIPKLYHLDPEQKDELIVVIEKLLADRTTLVVGSAVMAFEEVCPERTELIHKNYRKLCNLLADVDEWGQVLIINMLTRYARTQFLDPNADDDYDYQEAENKPFYEDESDSDSSDKRRKDSSVASPRKTYTLDIDHRMLLRQTKPLLQSRNASVVMAVAQLYHHVAPRNEVEIVAKALIRLLRSYKEVQSIVLTCIASMSIERKSIFEPFIKSFFVRTSDQTHIKLLKLEILTNLATGTNISVILREFQTYISSNDKEFVASTIQAIGRCAVSISEVTETCLSGLVHLLSNKDEYVVAESVVVIKKLLQTKKEEHFEIISQMAKLLDFIQVPAARASILWLIGEYNEKVPKIAPDVLRKAVKSFIDEEDIVKLQVLNLAVKLHITNPKQTTLLCQHLHNLARYDPNYDIRDRARFLKPFLLASPDGADAAESILVAKARKIFLSEKPAPTLESMYHGRRQYQLGSLSHYLNMPTNGYQDLPSWPTEAPDTSVRNVEPPVPMGDYLGRSTNDRTGSGNTAAEGDRRKKKTKSFYSGSEDGTRSSTTEGASTPSESSSSSGSGSGSGSSSSSGSSSSGSETSGSDSGSSSSGSGISSSGSEDSDSAASSDNGVHKPQKGTTNARSTAVKANRRKDDRPIKNAYNEVDGTSRSKKQSSADDSGSDTSGSYESSSSAPSSTGKKKPSSNRAPVKKQSKPRPEEKKPPSDGPGKSNLDLLLDLDDIPPIGPVMTPSLGGFLTPMTASNANAGDLGVGIELVGPSYIPMKKHELLNKVNGFGLGIEYRFVRSPHLYSSCMVSVELTFTNHGNVELVDIEMGKKVNLPAGMAVNDFAPIGRLNPGQTVSGMLGVDFNDSTQPVRVDICSASGTSTVTLKAPVGEMVRSVAIGESTFDSERAKLRGMTEHSCTLQLSDTLSPDDKSLHRAVFEASNVASVVTADPKGPNGLRFLFAGQTMSSKSLVLVVLEKVNTVDDKNSFALTVNCEKLVVGSMLLNELKAVLKK from the exons atgctTTCTTCTGGATCGGCCGCGATCGGTGTGAGTGCGTTGGCCTCGACTGCGTACGGAAATGAGCGTACCGAAGTGGCAGAATATGCGAACGAAGGTGGCTTCTTTCATGCCGATTACAAAAA ACATGATGACTTGAAGCAAATGTTGGACAGCAATAAAGACAGCCTGAAGCTGGAGGCAATGAAGCGCATCATCGGCATGATAGCGAAGGGCCGGGATGCCTCCGACCTGTTTCCGGCCGTCGTGAAGAACGTGGTATCGAAGAACATCGAAGTGAAGAAGCTGGTGTACGTGTATCTAGTGCGGTACGCTGAAGAACAGCAGGATCTTGCGCTGCTTTCAATTTCCACCTTCCAGCGGGCACTGAAAGACCCGAATCAGCTGATACGTGCCAGTGCACTGCGTGTGCTTTCCAGCATTCGTGTGTCAATGATTGTTCCGATCGTGATGCTTGCGATACGGGATTCGGCATCCGATATGAGTCCGTACGTGCGAAAGACTGCGGCCCATGCAATCCCAAAGCTTTACCATCTCGATCCGGAACAGAAGGATGAGTTGATAGTAGTGATCGAGAAGCTGTTAGCCGATCGTACGACGCTGGTGGTGGGATCGGCAGTAATGGCATTTGAGGAGGTATGCCCGGAACGGACCGAGTTGATACACAAAAACTATCGCAAATTGTGTAATCTGCTGGCGGATGTGGATGAGTGGGGTCAGGTGCTTATCATAAACATGCTGACGCGGTACGCACGAACTCAATTCTTGGATCCTAATGCTGAT GATGATTATGACTACCAGGAAGCGGAAAACAAGCCGTTTTATGAGGATGAATCCGATTCCGATTCGTCCgacaaaagaagaaaggatAGTTCGGTTGCTTCACCGCGTAAGACCTATACCTTAGATATAGACCATCGGATGTTGCTGCGGCAAACGAAGCCACTGCTGCAAAGTCGCAATGCGTCTGTTGTTATGGCCGTTGCCCAGCTGTACCACCATGTAGCACCACGCAATGAGGTGGAAATTGTGGCGAAAGCTTTGATTCGATTGCTACGCAGCTACAAAGAGGTGCAGAGCATCGTGCTCACCTGTATCGCTTCCATGTCGATCGAACGGAAGTCCATCTTTGAACCGTTCATCAAATCGTTCTTCGTGCGTACGAGCGATCAAACGCATATAAAGCTGCTGAAGCTCGAAATTCTGACGAATCTAGCTACGGGCACTAACATTTCGGTGATTCTGCGTGAGTTCCAAACGTACATCAGCAGTAACGATAAGGAGTTTGTGGCTTCAACGATTCAGGCCATTGGACGGTGTGCAGTTTCGATCTCTGAGGTTACGGAAACATGTCTGTCCGGTTTGGTGCATCTGTTATCTAACAAAGATG AGTACGTTGTAGCGGAAAGTGTGGTCGTGATTAAGAAGCTGCTACaaacgaaaaaggaagaacatTTCGAAATTATTTCGCAAATGGCAAAGCTGCTCGATTTCATTCAGGTTCCGGCTGCACGAGCTTCAATCCTCTGGCTGATTGGCGAGTACAATGAAAAGGTACCGAAGATCGCACCCGATGTGTTGCGCAAAGCAGTGAAAAGCTTCATCGACGAGGAGGACATTGTGAAGCTGCAGGTGCTGAATCTTGCTGTAAAGCTACACATCACCAACCCGAAACAGACGACCCTGTTGTGTCAGCATCTGCACAATCTCGCTCGTTACGATCCTAACTACGATATTCGGGATCGTGCCCGGTTCCTTAAGCCGTTTCTGCTAGCCTCTCCGGACGGTGCGGATGCtgcggaatcgattttggtggCTAAAGCAAGAAAAATCTTTCTATCCGAGAAACCGGCCCCTACACTGGAGAGTATGTATCATGGCAGACGGCAGTATCAGCTAGGGTCACTTTCGCACTACCTCAACATGCCTACGAACGGATATCAAGATTTGCCCTCATGGCCAACGGAAGCACCGGACACCTCGGTGAGGAACGTTGAACCACCGGTACCGATGGGAGATTATCTAGGCCGATCGACAAACGATCGTACGGGTAGCGGAAATACTGCCGCTGAAGGTGATCGTCGCAAGAAGAAAACCAAATCGTTCTACTCCGGTTCGGAGGATGGTACTAGATCGAGCACCACGGAAGGAGCTTCAACACCATCCgaatcgtcatcatcgtcgggTTCCGGATCTGGCTCGGgttcatcgtcatcgtccggTTCGTCGAGTTCGGGAAGTGAAACGAGCGGTAGCGATAGTGGTAGCAGTAGCAGCGGTAGCGGAATCAGTAGCAGTGGTAGTGAGGATAGTGATTCCGCCGCATCTAGCGATAATGGAGTGCATAAACCCCAGAAGGGTACAACCAATGCACGCAGCACAGCTGTGAAAGCTAACCGTCGGAAGGACGATCGACCGATCAAGAATGCTTACAATGAGGTGGATGGTACGAGCCGATCAAAGAAGCAAAGCTCTGCCGATGATAGTGGAAGTGATACTAGCGGAAGCTATGAATCGTCTTCATCAGCTCCATCATCGACTGGGAAGAAAAAACCGTCCTCAAATCGAGCGCCAGTCAAAAAGCAGAGCAAACCGCGACCAGAAGAGAAAAAACCTCCATCCGATGGTCCCGGTAAAAGTAATTTAGATCTTTTGCTCGATCTCGACGACATTCCTCCGATCGGTCCCGTGATGACACCTTCGTTGGGTGGATTCCTGACACCGATGACGGCATCGAACGCGAACGCCGGAGATTTGGGTGTCGGTATAGAGCTGGTCGGTCCAAGTTATATTCCGATGAAAAAACACGAGCTGTTGAACAAAGTGAACGGTTTCGGGCTGGGAATTGAGTATCGTTTTGTACGGTCGCCCCATCTGTACTCATCATGCATGGTTTCGGTGGAGCTAACGTTTACCAATCACGGTAACGTCGAACTGGTCGATATTGAGATGGGCAAGAAAGTTAATCTTCCCGCTGGGATGGCTGTAAATGATTTTGCTCCCATTGGTCGGCTCAATCCGGGACAGACCGTTTCCGGTATGCTAGGTGTTGATTTCAACGATTCTACCCAACCCGTACGGGTAGACATTTGTTCTGCAAGTGGAACAAGCACGGTAACGTTGAAGGCCCCGGTCGGTGAGATGGTACGATCGGTTGCCATCGGGGAGAGTACGTTCGATAGTGAACGTGCGAAGCTACGCGGCATGACGGAACATTCCTGTACGCTACAGTTAAGCGATACACTTTCGCCGGACGATAAGAGTCTGCACCGAGCGGTATTCGAAGCGAGCAATGTGGCGAGTGTGGTGACCGCAGACCCGAAAGGTCCGAACGGTCTACGATTCCTGTTCGCGGGGCAAACGATGAGCTCGAAAAGTTTGGTACTGGTGGTGCTTGAAAAGGTCAATACGGTCGACGATAAGAACTCATTTGCGCTAACCGTAAACTGTGAAAAGCTAGTAGTAGGTTCGATGCTGTTGAACGAGCTGAAGGCGGTGCTGAAGAAGTAG
- the LOC128706698 gene encoding histone deacetylase complex subunit SAP18: protein MAGLESMIVEEKQQPMKSVDREKTCPLLLRVFCSTGRHHSTNEYSYGNVPSNELQIYTWMDATLRELTTLVRDVNPETRRKGTYFDFAVVYPDRGSTYRMREIGVTCSGQKGADDSKTLAQAKFTIGDFMDINITPPNRIPPPRRQRPY from the exons ATGGCCGGCTTAGAATCGATGATAGTGGAAGAAAAGCAGCAACCGATGAAAAGTGTTGACCGGGAAAAG ACATGCCCACTGTTGCTGCGCGTGTTTTGCTCGACCGGACGCCACCATTCGACCAACGAGTACTCCTATGGCAATGTGCCCTCGAACGAGCTACAGATCTACACCTGGATGGATGCAACGCTGCGGGAACTGACGACGCTGGTGCGGGACGTAAATCCGGAAACGCGCCGTAAGGGTACGTACTTCGACTTTGCCGTCGTTTATCCGGACCGTGGGTCTACGTACCGTATGCGCGAGATTGGCGTCACCTGTTCCGGCCAGAAAGGGGCTGATGATTCAAAAACGTTAGCACAAGCAAAGTTTACGATCGGCGATTTCATGGACATTAATATTACACCACCGAACCGAATTCCACCGCCACGTCGGCAGCGTCCATATTAA
- the LOC128707573 gene encoding nematocyst expressed protein 3-like, with amino-acid sequence MKHMLALLPLAGLITLATAQYGPAPPRLNIPGAIPLPPIREERLLPQQSPQVIRVRRPGAVRIAAPNAIHHHQLPSASPKFHDLSTIEHKPVTEEPEDDFRPAFIPQLQPHHHPSPAVLPSPAPAPPSPAASPALQYPIPADEQSSERDRELQQNVLSRFNAQENRPAPIPRAQIPERFFSTDKEPQRFPVERPQPQPAPKQYRPAPQQLARPAPIAAPQQQQQSFRQQQHFQDEDRRPAPQQPARQHSSQDQDRKRKPVAQILRKWREEHEDGSITWGFENDDGSFKEETIGIDCVTRGRYGYVDPDGEKREYNYETGIQCDPNQRDEDDEDNLEVDYQENKAVLPNGVRLDLNNMGKKQSKRPSGQQQSQQPQYYRN; translated from the exons CTTCCCCTGGCGGGACTCATTACCCTAGCGACAGCCCAGTACGGTCCGGCCCCACCGAGGCTGAACATCCCCGGCGCCATCCCACTGCCACCGATCCGCGAGGAACGCCTGCTGCCGCAGCAGTCACCGCAAGTAATACGCGTGCGACGTCCGGGTGCGGTGCGCATCGCCGCCCCGAACgccatccaccaccaccaactacCGTCCGCCTCCCCCAAATTCCACGATCTCAGCACGATCGAGCATAAGCCCGTCACCGAGGAACCGGAGGACGACTTCCGGCCCGCCTTCATCCCGCAGCTCCAACCCCACCACCATCCCTCGCCGGCGGTCCTTCCGTCCCCGGCACCGGCTCCACCGTCCCCCGCCGCCTCCCCGGCCCTGCAGTATCCGATCCCCGCGGACGAGCAGTCGTCCGAGCGCGACCGCGAACTACAGCAAAATGTTCTCTCTCGCTTCAATGCACAGGAAAACCGGCCAGCACCGATACCGCGCGCCCAGATCCCGGAACGGTTCTTCTCGACCGACAAGGAACCGCAGCGCTTCCCGGTCGAACGCCCACAGCCCCAGCCCGCCCCGAAGCAGTACCGACCGGCGCCACAGCAACTCGCCCGTCCGGCACCGATTGCcgcaccgcagcagcagcaacagtccTTCCGCCAGCAGCAACACTTCCAGGATGAGGATCGGCGACCAGCACCGCAGCAACCGGCCCGCCAACATTCGTCCCAGGATCAGGACCGCAAGCGGAAACCGGTAGCGCAGATTCTGCGCAAGTGGCGCGAAGAGCACGAAGACGGTTCCATTACGTGGGGCTTCGAGAATGACGATGGTTCATTCAAGGAGGAAACGATCGGCATTGATTGCGTCACCCG CGGTCGCTATGGTTACGTCGATCCCGATGGTGAGAAGCGTGAATACAACTACGAAACTGGCATCCAGTGCGATCCGAACCAGCGGGACGAGGACGATGAGGACAACCTGGAGGTGGATTATCAGGAAAACAAAGCCGTCCTACCGAACGGCGTACGGCTCGATCTGAACAATATGGGCAAAAAGCAGTCCAAGCGACCGAGCGGACAGCAACAATCGCAGCAACCACAGTACTATCGTAACTAG